Genomic segment of Cottoperca gobio chromosome 6, fCotGob3.1, whole genome shotgun sequence:
ggacacatttcatttcaaggTATACACACATAGACTTTATGAGGAAATAGTTATTGTCGAACAAGTTGAAGACAAATTGTTCTCCCACCTGTGGCTATCCGATTGTGTCTTTAACCTTCACTTACAAACTTGTATACGTCTTTAACACAGGGTTCTTTGTGGATTTTAGGCCTTCAAATTCAATTATATCTAAAAGGGAATAACTGTGAAACAACAATCTTCTGTCTTTAACAATGaggaacaaagaagaaaaacaaattggTTTAAATAAGCAGCTATAATTAGTCTTCACTGTAGATTAACAATTAGAATAATCACATGGTTATTTTAATGTGCATGTTAAAATACATGCAATGCTGTGTACGTTAGATACAAAAAAGTGAAGGGAAAATAACTAGCGGATGATAAAAGTGTACGTAAAATCATGGCACTTTGCAGCCTAAATCCTGCACGCTGCGGTGATTAAACGCTGCATAATGTCTGATAAGACCTCAACATGCAGGGAGCTAATAATAGGCTTCCCTGCTGTCTAAATGAGATTGCAGTAAAGCGATTATTTGAGACAGACAAGTTCATCTTCGTTAAACCGAGACGCAAAGAGTTGACCCTGGGGAGCGTCCTGATACAGTCTCCATACACTAATGCTTTCAGGGATACTTTCGACAAGGCTCCACCGAAAACTGGCATGCCGCGCTGTCTACACAATACTCGAAGGGCAGAGTATGGTACGCAGAaaattattgattttttttacagatttacTCCTCTTCCACAAACTAGTTGTATCCATTAGACTGTATAGATGTTATATTTCGAAAGGaatacaaaatgaatgaaaacatttaggAATTTTTACTCCTCTTTCTCAAATCAGTTGTATCCATTAGTGTGAAGATACTATATTTCGAAAGGATAAAAAAAGGAATACAATCTGTCAGAATCAGATTTATGCTACAACTAAAGTGTCTAAAGATTTTCCGCATGTCCTGCAGCGCGCGCACAGCATGCGTCAATGAGAGAGCGCTGTCCAAGGTGCTGAAACACACAAGAGGGGCTGGTTAGCCTCCTGTGGTCACTAATCTCGTCCGTGTCTCTACATGTATATAATGCAACATAATAACCGCTTCATCGTTATGAATGTAAAGAAACAACCCGTGTTTCCTTTTCAGGATGAAATCTTTAGATACCCTTGCAGCATTTCTCTGTGACTCTTTACTACTTTTTGCGGGTGTTGCATGTTCATCAATATGTTCATATAATTTTTGGATGGCTATAGAGGCTCTTAAGTGATTAGAAGTTATGCATTATATCATTACCTGCCCATATAGTTAAGTCATGCAGGGACATGAATGTTGTGACATTGCAATTTAGGTATAAACCAAATTAGGTAACAGTGCATTTCTCTTTAATTACAATGTTGAAAGGTTAATGAAACTATGAAGCACAGAGCATGTTAAGAAAATGCGGCATTTGCATTTAGTTCTTTCACTATAAGGCAAAGTGGAATTTCCATATATTTGTAATGCTAAATGAAATAATCAAAAGTTGAATATCAGCTCATATTAACAACAGAGGATAGCCACTATTAGCTTCTGAATGAGGATGATATCTTGTGTTTGTACAGATGAATATCTAAGTCTTTCATTACTGCTTTCAGATAAACAAATCAACCTTCACAAAAAttgaagaaaacactgaaaaaaacaacacatcagAGAAAGGGAGAGCAACAATCATCTTTTCCCTCAAGAATGAAGTGGGAGGACTAGTGAAGGCGCTCAAACTCTTCCAGGTGTGCACAGTTGTTATTTTACTCATGGTTCCTGTTCCTAtctattaatgtatttatttggaaTACTGTTTCTACATTACAGAACATTTCATACCATATATATGCCATGCATAACCTTTATATGTCTGCCAGTAACTTGTTCAAAGCAAATGTACAAACCTTAAAAATGATTCTCCATGTTTCTTGCAGGAAAACCATGTCAACCTTGTACACATAGAGTCCAGAAAATCCAAAAGACGCAACTCTGAGTTTGAATTTTTTGTGGACTGCGATAGCAACCACGAACAACTGAATGAAATAATCCAGCTGCTTAGTAAGCATGTGAACGTGGTTGATATGGAGCCCCCAGATAACTCCTGTCTAGATGAAGAAGGTAAATTAAATCACGCAGACACtgtattacaaatgttttatattggaccgtattatcagcaaacaactatttgtttcctctctcgctcttctcagATATGTGTAATGTACCTTGGTTCCCAAAGAAGATTTCAGACTTGGACAAGTGTGCTAACCGTGTCCTGATGTATGGCTCTGAATTGGATGCGGATCATCCGGTATGTCGGCACTAATCAGACAACTGGTCGAcaataaaagaaatgcaaacaccTTACATTTTAAGCATTCTCATATCCATCTATTGTCCCCTCCAACAGGGTTTCAAGGACAATGTCTACAGGAAAAGGCGAAAGTACTTTGCTGATCTCGCCATGGCCTACAAGCAGTGAGAATTTCTTGTATATTTTAATGGTTGTTTTAAAAACCTGTGAACTTTTTGTTTGATACTCATAGAATTATTTTCTATTGTGGCAGTGGGGATCCCATTCCTCGTATTGAGTtcacagaggaggaagtgaagacTTGGGGAGTTGTGTACAGGGAGCTCAACAAGTTGTACCCCACTCACGCCTGCCGGGAATACTTGAAGAACCTGCCACTGCTGTCCAAATACTGTGAATTTCGAGAGGACAACATCCCTCAGCTGGAAGATGTGTCACGCTTCCTCAAGGGTaggtttttaatttttaataaaatatttgaaatgtaattttcagAGATCTTGAAAATtctagaaaatagtgaaacgtGTCCATTCAAGTATTTCAAAGTCTTACGtgttaaatgtcttgttttgtcagtccgaaacccaaagatatacagtttaaaattatataaaacagagaaagccagaaaatcttcatatttcaggctgaaaactgcattttcttccatttctgcatgaaaaatgactttaactaattaattaacaaaatagttgccaattatttttctgttgatgggagtaatcgttgcagctctaaaatgTGGTCACTCACTCATCTGTGtttcaaatgtcttattttctCAGAACGCACTGGATTCACCATCAGGCCTGTGGCTGGTTATCTGTCTCCACGTGACTTCCTCGCTGGTTTGGCCTTCCGCGTTTTCCACTGCACCCAGTATGTGCGGCACAGCTCCGACCCCTTATACACCCCAGAGCCGTGAGTAATATACAGTGCTATATTTAGAAAAGAGACGTTAATGTTCATACTAAATTTTGGTCCTAatattctgttttcttttcatgatcAAGGGACACATGCCATGAGCTGCTGGGTCACGTCCCGCTGCTGGCAGAGCCCAGCTTCGCCCAGTTTTCTCAGGAGATTGGTCTCGCTTCCCTCGGAGCCTCGGACGAGTCAGTCCAGAAACTGGCCACAGTGAGTGACactgatcaaatcaaattcaatttCTTATTCTCAAATTCAAAATCTAGATTAATGGtcataattgtttgttttattgactcTTATGTTACAGTGCTATTTCTTTACGGTGGAGTTTGGGCTATGCAAACAAGAAGGGCAGCTGCGAGCCTATGGAGCAGGACTGCTGTCATCGATCAGTGAGCTGAaggtaaacacattttaactaGGGCTGTGTAGAATCTGGCGATACGATACATATCATGAAAAAGGGGTTACGATTTAATATATTGCGACAATTTTAGCAGGGATTATATTGTGATTTAATCTAAAGAGCACACCTCTATATACATAACAACTGAGTTAAAACAAGTGTTATGCAATCAGAACATTGGGATCTGCATTTGCATTTAACCCTGAAACATCCAACATCATAACACTACTTTTTGTGCAATCTGAGCCACTGTTTTCCACAAATCGTTGCAtgtaaactattaattaaaaatcaatAGTGGTTTTGAGATtcgatacagtatcacaaaacataatattgcgATACTCAAGTGTAttgatattttcttctttaatttaaaacagctaaatacatttgcatttcatcAAGTGGCCCAGATGTGTGCTCCTGTTTACATACAATGGTTTCAACATCTGTACCATGTTTATCTATTACAGCATGCACTATCTGGCAATGCAAGGATAATGCCTTTTGACCCCAAAGTTACATCCAAACAAGAATGCATCATCACAACATTTCAGGATGTCTACTTTGTGTCAGACAGCTTTGAGGAGGCCAAAGTCAAGATGAGGTGAGCTCGGCTTCTCTGTAATTTGACATaatatattcataataatagATCTTACACGGATAGATGAACGTTATCTAAATATCTACTaacatatctttaaatgttgatgttatGTTTGTTTCAGGGAGTTTGCCAAGACCATCAGGCGTCCCTTCACAGTGCGATACAACCCTTACACGCAGAGTGTGGATGTGCTAAAAGACACTCCCAGCATCAACAGCGTAGTGGAGGAGCTCCGGCACGAGCTTGACATCGTCGGTGACGCCCTCAGCCGGCTGAACAAGCAGCTGGGTGTCTGACTGCCCACATGTCAGTTGAAGTTATCCACCTACAGTCCCTCAACACTCGCTGTGTCACCCCCAAGCACCGCTGTAGAGATACTACTTGTTTATCGCCCTTCGTCAGTACAATGAATGTGCACTGCTATTGACAAAACGCTCTGTTGCGCTCACTGCATGGTATATGGCTTATACAATTTACAGAGGCACATTAGGTATGTTCAGCCACTGAAATCAGTAAATTGCACAAACCCAAAGAGCTGCTTAACCTGAGATACTGTTTTGCTTCAGTCAAAGTACCCTTTTAAAACATCCACAGATGTGGTTTCCTTATCCTAATGTTAAACTCTGCTGTTGTATATTAtcatgtgaatgtttttgtatttcattcttcttcttcttcatcttcttcttcttcttcttcttcttcttcttcttcttcttcttcttcttcttcttcttcttcttctacttcttcttcttcttcttcttcttcttcttcttcttcttcttctttaatctTCCTCACTTCAGTGATATGTATAAAATGTACCTTGTTTGTATTCTTTTGGTGTGCGTATCATGTTCCTTTTTGTCTGCTCTTGAGGGAAATTATGAAAGTGAAAACTGGTGTTATAAGAACGTTTTCTTTACTGATTACAACAGACTCGGCCCATGTACCCTgacctattttattttaaagtgatgATTTTAAATACCTCCTCTTGAAGTGAATATAATTGTAGTACTCCTgaaatcaaaacatattttttctaCTGTAAAGAAATATAGACATTATGGGTAGACTATGTGTTGAAActattgaaaaaataaattaataaaatgttcattgtgtCTTCACAGTGTGTTGAATTGTTACCTGTTTACTTGAGACTGTTTGATGTCCTCGTGGTGGTGGTTTGGTTATGGATACTGAACGCTTATGGTGATCATGGAGCTGCAGAATGATGACAGTGAGGACCCTGAAAGTGATGACAATAGTTATGTTCAGATTAAAAATGTTGTAATTTCAATTAAATGCCTTGAAAATAATTTTCCGTTTGACACAAAGGCCACATCACATCTTTATCTAAAAATCAATTTTGTGACACTGACTGTCATTTTGGTGTTGCCACAGTCGGAGGAGTAAATCGTTTGCAAAAGAATAAGTAAAGAATATAAAGGTAAAGTGACAGCATATGGTAAAGTGTTATAGTGGTAAAGTGTTAACACATTAAAACTAGGTAATAGCTATGTTATTGATACAATTTTAAGTTAAGTCTACACCCAGTTGCCAGTTTATAGGTTACTGTTACACATTTCtcaaactaatgcagtctaaatAAATCATACCATCATGAAGGCCTAAATTAGGTGACTGTACTAAGCTGGCAACTGAGTGTATTTTTGAGAGGGTAATTTCACATTAACGGTATCGGCAAAAATATGAAAATTCCCAGGTAAGAACCATACTCTATTGCCTTGAGCAATAGTTCAAACTCTACATTCATACATTTTTCGTGTACATTTTTTTAGTTGTTCCTATTTCCTCCTCTTTTGTACTTGTTTGCATGCATTTTTAAgatgttgagagagagagagaaaacaagggCCCGTCTCTTGAAGTGAATGTTCTGGTAAACGCCTTTGAAAATGTAAGAGttcttcattatttattataaaaatataaaggaaacaaaacaaacatccgTTAGTAGCATGGTTTACGACACTGTCGCAAATCGTGCTGTATTACGGCATTACTCCATGGCAACGAGTTCGAGTACAGAGTTTTGTTTACACTCTTGGGTAAGTTATTTATCTTCACAGTTAAAGTGTTAAAGCTGTGTTTGCCTGATCGTGTAGTTTAATTATCTAATATACTCgccaccagcagagtaacactTCAATGGGGGACGTTAACATAGCACttttgctaacgttagcttaactGTTAGCGAACTAGCTCCAACGTACAAGTGCAGTCAAAACAAACAGCCGTTAAGAAATTGGTTAACGTTAACTCAGAAGTGCTAACGTTATTATTAACTTCATGTGGTGTCCGTCAGGGAGCTAACAGCTACGGGCAGCTGGGACAGGGACATGTGGAGGACCTGCCAGAGCCCCGGCTGTCTGACACCTCTGCTCTACAAGACAAGGCTGTCCGGGCTCTCAGCGGCGGCGGCGGTCACTCCGTGGTCATCACAGGTAGATTACTGTCCGCTTCTAAACTGTGCTTTTCTTTACACGCCTGATAACATGTGTCGTGTCCAGCAATATGGACCAAGAGAACCAAGTCGGAACAAAGATCATGTGGCGCCCCCCTCCGGGCCAAATAAGTGAATTCATTGGTTATACATAGACTGGATGATCATTTACAGTATGTAGCCTACATGAAGCTATATACAGCATGTAGGATTTATATTGACAATGACTGATGGTATGCACATAAACAAATGGTACATGTTATTGTTGATGGTGATGGCTTTATTTAGTTAGGATAATTTGTTTATTCTGGCCAACAAATTTAGCCAATTCCACATGAGATTATAAAACACTGCCATAGTCCAACATTACAA
This window contains:
- the tph1a gene encoding tryptophan 5-hydroxylase 1a isoform X2 encodes the protein MYSNKNEGPRRGRSFDSMNISFEEKLLNNEINKSTFTKIEENTEKNNTSEKGRATIIFSLKNEVGGLVKALKLFQENHVNLVHIESRKSKRRNSEFEFFVDCDSNHEQLNEIIQLLSKHVNVVDMEPPDNSCLDEEDMCNVPWFPKKISDLDKCANRVLMYGSELDADHPGFKDNVYRKRRKYFADLAMAYKHGDPIPRIEFTEEEVKTWGVVYRELNKLYPTHACREYLKNLPLLSKYCEFREDNIPQLEDVSRFLKERTGFTIRPVAGYLSPRDFLAGLAFRVFHCTQYVRHSSDPLYTPEPDTCHELLGHVPLLAEPSFAQFSQEIGLASLGASDESVQKLATCYFFTVEFGLCKQEGQLRAYGAGLLSSISELKHALSGNARIMPFDPKVTSKQECIITTFQDVYFVSDSFEEAKVKMREFAKTIRRPFTVRYNPYTQSVDVLKDTPSINSVVEELRHELDIVGDALSRLNKQLGV
- the tph1a gene encoding tryptophan 5-hydroxylase 1a isoform X1, translated to MYSNKNEGPRRGRSFDSMNISFEEKLLNNEINKSTFTKIEENTEKNNTSEKGRATIIFSLKNEVGGLVKALKLFQENHVNLVHIESRKSKRRNSEFEFFVDCDSNHEQLNEIIQLLSKHVNVVDMEPPDNSCLDEEDMCNVPWFPKKISDLDKCANRVLMYGSELDADHPGFKDNVYRKRRKYFADLAMAYKHSGDPIPRIEFTEEEVKTWGVVYRELNKLYPTHACREYLKNLPLLSKYCEFREDNIPQLEDVSRFLKERTGFTIRPVAGYLSPRDFLAGLAFRVFHCTQYVRHSSDPLYTPEPDTCHELLGHVPLLAEPSFAQFSQEIGLASLGASDESVQKLATCYFFTVEFGLCKQEGQLRAYGAGLLSSISELKHALSGNARIMPFDPKVTSKQECIITTFQDVYFVSDSFEEAKVKMREFAKTIRRPFTVRYNPYTQSVDVLKDTPSINSVVEELRHELDIVGDALSRLNKQLGV